GAGCAGGAGATCCGGCTCTTCCTGGCCTTGCGCGAGGCCGCCCACGCCCGCCTGTTTGTCCAGGTCCCCTGGCTGCGCGGACACCTGCTGGGCGCCATCGAGTCCTATGCCCGCGGCATCCACATTGACATGTCCCGCATCGAGGACCTGGCGCACAACCTGGACCCGAGCAACCCGGAGGCCATGCAGGCCGCCCTGTCGGAGGGCGTCTTCATGCCGGCGCGGACCCTGGAGCAGGAAGCCGCCCTGGCCAAGCTGGAGACTGCGCTGGCCCTCGTGGAGGGTTGGGTCGATGAAGTCACGTTCGAGGCCGCGGCCAACTTGCCGTCCGCCGGAGCCATCCGTGAGACCATACGTCGACGCCGGGCCACGGGCGGCCCGGCGGAGCACGCGTTCGGTTCACTGGTGGGCCTGGAGCTGCGTCCGCGCCGGCTGCGCGAGGCGGCGGCGCTGTGGGCATCACTGAAGGAGCAGCGCGGCATTGCCGGCCGCGACGCCATCTGGGCGCACCCGGACCTGCTGCCCACCTCCGCCGACCTCGACGACGCGGCCGGTTTCAGCGCCCGCCGTTCCGCCGCCGATGCTTCCGATTCGGAAGTGGACGCCGCCCTCACCAAGCTGCTCGAAGGCGGCTTTGACGACGCGGTGCCGGACGGGGACGACACCGGCGCCACCGACACCGGTGCCGCCGACACCGGTGGTTCCGCGGGCGAGGCTTCCGGCACCGAGGCTTCCGGCACCGAGGCTTCCGGCACCGAGGCTTCCGATGACGGCGACGCCGGCGGGGCCCCGGCAACGGACAATTAACTTCCCCCGGGGAACGTCGAAATCCCGGCCCGCCGTTACTGGAGCTGCCGCGTCAGAACAGCTGTCCTGGTGGCGGCCCACCCGTCGTCCCCGATCCCCCGGCGGTGAGTTCGCCGCCGTCGATGTCCGAGTCGGGGCCGCCGTCGTCCATGTCGGCGCCCATGCCCTGGATGTTGCGGGCAGAGGCGAAGGACGCGCCATCCAAAAAGGCCTTGGCCCGCTCCTGCTCGGCATAACTGTCAAGTTCCGCCCAGAATCCGGCGCTGTGGTTGGGGTGGATCAGGTGGGCCAGTTCGTGCAGCAGGACGTAGTCCAGAACCCATTCGGGCATGCCCTTGACATGATGTGAAATGCGGATGGTCTTGCGGGCATGCGTGCACGATCCCCAGCGTCCGTTTTGGTTGGTCACCCACCTCACGGATTCCGGCACCGCCCGCGATCCCAGATACCTTGCGGAAAGGGCCCGGCAGCGGCGCATGAGTGCGTCGTCGCTCTCGGGGGCCCGACGGCGGCCTCCGGCCGTCCGGGCGCGCGTGTCGCCTTCCAGCCGTGAAACCATGTGCGGCACCCAATACTGCTCATCCTCAAGGCTCAGGCGCGACGGCACCGCGATCACGGCGCGGCCTCCTTCCCAGAAGGCGGAAAGGCCGTTCTTGCGCCGCCGGGTGCGCCGCACCACCACCGGTGCGCCGTTGGATGCCCGGTGTCTTGAGAGGGAGTCCCCCAGGGGTCCGGGCGTGCCGCGCCCAATCGGGGTCCGCCGGGGATCCTGGTGCGCGGGTGCAAGCTGATCTGACATGCTTCGACGGTACAACGCGCCGGCAGCGAAAATCGAACGGAACGGCCGGTCTGTGGACAACTGCGGCTTGTGGATAACTCCAAGCGGGGGCGGGGCCGCTGTGCCAAGATCGAACGTGAGGGCCGCGGCCGGACAGCCACGGCAACGGACCGCGTTGGGAGGCGGCAATGACGACGATCAATCCCGGACTTCGCATGGTCACGAGGGGTGCCGGGAGCATACAAATCGGTGTGGGGCCCGGCGGCACCATCGTCGACGGTCTCCAGCCGGCAGACCTGCGATTCATCGAGGCGCTGCGGCAGGGCACGCCTGACGGCCAGGCCCTGGCGACCGCCCGGGCATGCGGGCTGGACGAGGCACGGGCCAAGGACATTTGTGCCAGCCTGCGCGGCGTCCTCGTCAGCGACGGCGAGCTGCGCACGCAGGGCTTCCGGGCGGAGCGCCTCCGGCCGGAACATTCCTCCTTGCTCGGCCTGCACCGGGGATCAAGCCGCGGCTACATGGACAGGCGGGAACGCGGCGTCGTCCACGTCATTGGGCTCGGGCGCACGGGTGCGGCGCTGGCACTGGCGCTGGCCAGCGCGGGCGTGGGAACCGTCCTGCTCGAAGATGACAGTCCCGTCTCCGCGGTCGACGTCAGCCCCGGTTCATTCAGGCTCGCGGACATTGGCCTGCCGCGGTCGGCCGCCGTCCGTAGGCACCTTTTGGCGCTGGATCCCCGCTGCCATGCGCATGTTGTGCACGCCGGCGGCTCCGGGGCGCCGGACATGCGTTGCCTGGACTTGGCCGTGGTGGTGGCCCACGACGCCGTCGGCGCGGCGACGTCGGCCCGCTTCATGAGCACCGACAGGCCCCACCTCGTCGTGCTGGTGCGGGAGCAGGACGGCGTTGTGGGGCCGCTGGTCCTGCCGGGCGACACAGCCTGTGCGGAGTGCGTGGAACGCCACCGCGGCGCCAACGATCCCTTATGGCTCCAGATGTGCGAAGAGCTCGCGAAGGGCGGGGGGCCACTGCAGGAGCCGGGCGCGCAGCACGGCGGCCTGGAGGATGCCGCCCTGTCGACGGCCCTCGCCGGCACGGCGGCCGCCCAGACACTGCTCTTCCTCGACGCCGTCAACCGGCCCAGCGCATGGTCCGCCGTCCTGACGTTCCACCGGGACAATGGCCGCTGGAGCAGGGAAGAGTTCACGGCGCACCCGGGATGCGGCTGCCAGCTGCAGCGTCATGCGCTGGAGACGATCGCCAGAACGGCCTCGCCGTAGCGTTCCAGCTTCGACGGCCCTACCCCCGGGAGCGCGGACAGCGCCTGCAGGTCTTCAGGAGCGGCCTCCGCAATGGCCATGAGCGTGGCGTCGGTGAACACCACGAACGCCGGCACTTCAGCGCTGGCCGCCTCCTTCAGCCGCCAGGCCCGCAGTTCCTCAAAGACCGCTTCGTCGTACCCGGCCGGACAGGTGGAGCAGCGGCCCAGCTTGCGTTCGGCGCCGGTGGTGAGCACCTTGCCGCAGGCCCGGCACACGGACGGAGCTGCCGTCTTGCGGGGCTTTCGCGCGGTGGTCTGCCGCTGGCCGGCGGGGCCGCCGCCCGTGGAATTGGGACGCAGCCCGTCCAGGAAGCGCGACGGCCTGCGGTTTGCACGGCCGCCCGGCGTGCGGGCGGTGGACCAGGAAAAGTTCAGGAATTCCCGCGCGCGGGTGACGCCCACGTACAGCAGCCGGCGTTCCTCATCCACGGTTTCGGGGGTGTCGGCGAAGGAGATGGGCATCAGGCCCTCACTCAGGCCCACCAGGAACACGGCATCCCATTCCAGGCCCTTGGCCGAGTGCAGCGAAGCCAGCGTCACCCCCTGCACGGTGGGCGCGTGCTGGGCGGAGGCGCGCTCGGTCAGCTCGGCGACGAAGTCCACCAGGGTAAAGGCGTGCTCGGGCGTGCTGCGGGAACCGACCAGGTCATCCGCCAGCGCCACCAGGGCCGAAAGTGATTCCCACCGCTCGCGCACGGCACCGCCGCCGGTGGGCGCCTCGGCCTGCCAGCCCAGATTGCCCAGGATGTCGCGGACCAGCTGCCCCAGCGGCTCGTCCTCGGCCGCGCGGGACGCGGCCCGCAGCTGCAGGATGCCGTCGCGGACTTCCTTGCGGGCAAAGAACCGCTCCCCGCCGCGCAGCTGGTAGCCTACGCCGGCGCGGGACAGCGCCTGCTCATAGGCTTCGGACTGGCCGTTGGTGCGGAACAGGACCGCGATTTCGCTGGCCGGGGTCCCATGGTCAATGAGAATCTTGATACGCGCGGCGACGGCGGCGGCCTCCGCCTCATCGTCGGAGCATTCAAGGAATTCGGGAGACGGGCCGCCGGGACGCTGGGCCAGCAGTTGCAGCGGCGCCGACCACAGGGCGTCCGCCGCCAGGCCTCCGCTTCGCCGGTTGGCCAGCAGCGAGTTGGCCAAGCCCACCACCTGGGGCGTGGAACGGTAGTCGCGGACCAGCCGCACCACATTGGCCGCAGGGTAGCGCGCCGGGAAATCCAGCAGGTGCCGCGGGGTGGCGCCCGTGAAGGAGTAGATCGTCTGGCTGGCGTCGCCGACCACGCACAGTTCCTCCCGGCCGCCCAGCCACAGGTCAAGCATGCGCTGCTGCAGCGGGGAAACGTCCTGGTACTCGTCCACCACAAAGTGCCGGTACTGGTCCCTGACGGTGGCCGCCACGCGCGCGTCCTCCTGCAGGATGCCGACGGTGATCAGCAGCACGTCCTCAAAGTCGATGAGGTTCCGGTCCGCCTTGACGTCTTCATACGCCTGGAAGAGGCGTCCGACGGCGACCGTGTCCAGGCCCCCCGGCTCGCCCCTGTCCTGGGCCTTGGCCAGATAGGTTTCCGGCGTCAGCATCGAGACCTTTGCCCATTCGACCTCGGCGGCGAGGTCGCGGATGGCGGCCCGGTCCGTGGGCAGGCGCAGCCTGCGGGCGGCCTCGCCAATGATCTGGGCCTTGTGCTCAAGCAGTCCCGGCAGCTGGCCGCCGACGGCGTGGGGCCAGAAATACTGCAGCTGGCGCAGCGCCGCGGCGTGGAAGGTACGGGCCTGCACGGTCCCGACGCCGAGATCGCGCAGCCGTGTGCGCATTTCCGCCGCAGCCCGGGCCGTGAAGGTGACGGCCAGGAGGCGGTTGGGATTGTAGACGCCGGTGTGCACGCCGTAGGCGATCCGGTGGGTGATGGCGCGCGTCTTGCCGGTCCCGGCGCCCGCCAGGACACAGAGCGGCCCCGTCAACGTGGTGGCCACGGTGCGCTGCTCGTCGTCGAGCCCGGCCAGAATGCGTTCCTCGGCGGTGCGTTCGTCCATGACCGGCAGGCCGGTCATGCGTGGATCGTACGTCACGCCGGGCCGCCCGTGGGTGCCTTGCCGGACGCGGCCGCTTCGGCCGGCCCCCGGCCGAAGCCCGAATCCGGGCGGGCGGGCCGCTCATGGTCCAGTGCATCGCCGGGTTCCAGAATGGTGCCGCCGTACCAGCGTTCGATGAGTGCGCGGGCAATGGAGAGCCGGCGGGAGATGACGGCCTCGCCGTTAAGGACAGCCGCCTGCAGGTCGCTGCGGCTGAACCAGCGCGCCTCCCGGACCTCGGTGCCGTCAGGCACGGCCACAGCGTCATCCGTGTAGGCGACGAAGCCGAGCATGAGCGAGCGCGGGAACGGCCATGCCTGGGAACCCTCATAGTGGGTCGTGTGCAGGTGGACGCCCACTTCTTCGGCGATCTCGCGCACGGCGCCTTGTTCGGCGCTTTCACCGGCCTCAATGAACCCGGCCACGGTGGAGTAACGGTTGCTCTCCCACGCGAAATTGCTCGCGAGCAGGATTCTGTCGTCCGCGCCCACGATCGCGACGATGGCCGCGGGGTCCGTGCGCGGGAAGTGTTCGGATGCGTCGGCGGAGCAGCGACGCATCCAGCCCGAATGCTCCGGGGTGGTGGCCGCGCCGCACCGCGGACAGAAACGATGGCTCAGGTGCCAGTTCGCCACGGCCTGCGCCTCGATGAAAATGGCGGCGTCAGCTGTCCGAAGCGAGTCGCCCACGTCCCGGTACCCGGAAAACGAGGTGCCCTCAGGCACCCAGGGAAGGTCCCCGGCGTCGTCCGCCAGCACCTTCAGGACAAGGTCGGTGCCGTCCGGCAGGTACGGCTCGGAACCTGGCAGCACGCGGCCGAGGTAGACGGTGACCGCGCCGGCGGGCAGGTGCCCGGCCGCCGCCGCGGGGTCAAGGTAGGCCAGGCCGGCGCCGCTGACCAGCGCCCGGCCGCCGCGGAAGAGGACGATGCGGTGGTTGGGACTGCCCTGCACCTGGTCCAGGAACCCGGAATCGCTGCGCTGTTCACAGTTTCTATCGAGCACGGCGGCGGGGGACGGCAAGGCTTGGATCATGGTTCTACCGTACGCAGTATGGACCGCTTTTTACATTCCAGGCCGTGAATCTGTGGACACCGGACCGGTCGCCGCCGGCACGGCATCTGGCGACTCGCCGCCGCAGCCGCAGACAGTTGCCAGCTTGGCACTCTACGGTGGAGGGGTGAGACGAATGACTGCAATCGAACTGGCCGCCATCGCCAGCGCCGCCGTGCCCGGACTGAACGTGACGGCGTTTGGCCCCGAACCCGACGATGCAGCCGATTTCAGCTCCGCCCTGCTGGTGGATTCCGAGAACCGGCGTTGGCGGGTGCGCTCGCCGAAGCATGTTGAAGCCAGTGCCCGCCTGGAGACCGAACGCCAGGTCCTGAAGGCGTTCTCCCCCGCGATCAGGGCCGAGCTGCCGTTCCTGCTGCCCACGGTGGCCGGGACGGTCCGCCAGGGCGAACTCATCACCTTTGTGTATTCGCACATCGTCGGCAAACCGGAATCCATTGAGGAATTGTCCTCGGGCGGCGCCGCCCTGGCGCTGGAAATCGGTGCCGCGATCGCTGCCATCCATGACCTTCCCCAAGAACTCGTCACCCGTGCCGACCTGCCCAGCTACACCGCCAATGAGTTCAGGCAGCGCAAGCTCAACGAGCTGGACCAGGCCGCCACCACGGGCAAGATCCCCCCGTCGCTGCTGCTGCGCTGGGAACACGCCATGGAGGACGTGGCGCTGTGGCGCTTCAACGCCTCGGTGGTCCACGGTGATTTGCACGAAGACAACATTTTGTTGGACGGCCCCCGTGTCACGGCAGTCATGGGGTGGACCGATCTGCGGGTGGGCGACCCCGCGGACGACTTTGCCTGGCTCGTGGCCATCAACGACCCCGCGTTCGTGGACACCGTCATGCAGGCTTATGCTGCCGCGCGCCACGAGACCCCGGATCCGCACCTGCTGCGCCGTGCCGCGCTGAGCGCCGAATTTGCCTTGGCCCAGTGGCTGGTCAAGGGCGTCGCCGCGGATTCGGCCCGCATGGTGGCCGACGCCCAAGGCATGCTGGCCACGCTGAAAGCCGACATCGACACCCACGGCGGCCAGCCCATCAGCACCGAGCCTGCGCCGCTGGTCGAGGTCCCGGCTGCCGAGGTGCCAGCTGCCGAGGTCCCGTCCGGGACCAGGGATGACGCGGCCACGGGAACCATTCCCGTGGTCAAACCCGCCGCGACCGGGAACGACGCCGGTGCGGCGCCCGCCGTCGAACAGGCGACCACGGCGGGCGCCGCACCGGATGACCGCACTCCTGGAGCCGGCTCAGGTGAGGACCTCGACACGACGGCCATGAAGGTTATTCCGCTGAAGACTCCCCCGGGCACCTGATCCGGGAGTTCCCCGACTCCTGCGTACAATGTCCGCATGGGGATGAGGCAATGCGCGCTTGCAGTCACGGGAACCCTTCTTGGCGGCGTCTTGGTGCTCACCGGCTGCACGGCACCGTCCTCCAGGCAAAGTCCGCCGCCGTTTGCCGAAACCCGACCATCCAATCTCACGGCGCCCCACGGGGCCATCATCTTCGAAGTCCAGAAATCCATGGTGGAAGGGTCCCAAACTCTTGGCACATTGCTGAGGCAGTACAGCGGCAAGGGGCCGGCGGTGCTGCACGTTCCACCACTCGCCAATGGCCAAAAACGCTTGGGTTTTACGGTTATCTGCAGCGGCTCCAGTCAATGGACGGTTTCCGTTGACCAAGTGGGGCCGGGAGGATCTAGCGGCACCTGTTCCATGAAGGGTGGCATCAGCACGAGCTACGCCCTCCCTGTGCCGACGAAGGAGAGCATCATCAAGGTCGCCGTAGCCGCAGACGCGGACGTCTGGGTCACGGTGTATTCCACGAAGTAGCGCCCTCGCCCGCTTTCGGGCGCCATTGTACGGATATGGCAGGCAGCCGCGGATGCCTCCCACCGAATGTGCACAACCGGCGCAGGCGCCCCGGCCACCGGAGGGCTCAGTCACCGGGACTGTAGGCGCGGGTGACGATCGCCTCGAGTTCCTCCTTGCCTGCCAGGTCCACGGGCCGGATCAGCTTGTCCTGCCCGACGTAGTAGAACGCTGCCCGGACCTGATCCAGCGGAACGCCTTTCAACCGGGACCAGGCCAACCTGTACACGGCCAGCTGCACGCCGCGCACCGCCAGCTGCGCCTTGGACGGGACCTTGCCGGTCTTCCAGTCGATCAGGTCCCAGCCGCCGTCCTCGTCCCGGAAGACGGCGTCAATACGCCCCCGGACCACGACGTCGGCCACGCGCGTTTCGATGGGCACCTCCAGTTCCGCCGGGATCCGCCGGGCCCACGCCGAATTCTTGAACGTATCCTGCATGTCCGCCAGGCCGTAGGCCTCGTCAACGTGGGCATCCGCGCCGGGCGCCTCGTCGAGGTCCAGCTGGCCGGTGGCGCCAAAGTACTCCTCAATCCAGGCGTGGAACGCGGTGCCCCGGCGCGCGGCCATGCCCGGCTTGGTCGGCACGGGGCGGCGCATGGCCCGCGTGACCTTCTCCGCGTCCTCGCCCAACGCCACCAGGCGTGAGGCGGAAATGTGCGGCGGCAGCTCCACCCGCAGCTGGTCGGATTCCACCTTTTCCTGCGCGAGCAGCACGGCCGTTTCGCGGCCCCACCGCGGATTCGCCGCCAGGAAGGCGGATGTCCCGACCTCATGTGGCATGGGCGCACCCGGGCGGGGGTTCCCTGGCCGAGGCACGAGGCTAGGGCCGGAGCGGTGGTTATCTCCAACCTCAACGACCGCGCTGCGGTGGTTATCTCCAACCTCAACGGAGGCGGCGCGGACTGCGGCGGCGGACGCCTCCACGTTGGCCCGCCGGCCCGCGCGGGCCGCGACGCCGGTGCGCCCGAGGATGGCGGGTCCGTTGAGGGGATCGTAGGGCCACTCCGCCGTTTCCTCCCCGGCGCTGACCGGGTTTTCGGCGCCCTCTTCGGGATCATCCACCCACGTACCGACGCTGGCGGTCTGGGCGGCGCCCGAGGCCAGGGGCAGCAGCTCCGAGAGGAACAGCGACGGTTCCAGCGGCGCCTTGGCGCTCCCCCATACCGTGGAGCTGCACATCAAAAAGTCCCGTGACCGCGTGAACGCCACATAGGCCAGCCGGCGTTCCTCCTCCTCGGCATGGAGCTTCACGTCATCGGCGAAGAGTTTCTCATGCTCCAGGAGCGTCTTGAGGTCCGGCACGTTGGTGTCCCAGGCGGGGAGGTCCTCCCGGTCCCCGCGCAGCGGCCAGGGCAGCGATTTGGCGCCCGTGGTCCACCGGTCCGCCTTGGCGCTGGGGAAGGCCCCGGCGTTCAGGCCCGGCACAAAAACCACATCCCATTCCAACCCCTTGGAGGCGTGGACGGTCAGCAGCTGAACGGCGTCCGGGTTGGCCTCCACCGCGGCCAGTTCCAGGCCGCCCTCCTCGGCCTCCGCCGTCTCCAGCCAGGCCAAAAACGCCGTCAGGTCCACCCGTTCGGCCGCCTGCATGAACGTGGCCGCGGCGTCGGCAAAGGCGTCGAGGTTCCGCCTGGCGTGGTGGATGCTGGAGCCCGGCTTGGCGGCCAGCTCGATGTCCAGCAGCATGGTCCGCTCCACCGTACCGATCAAGTTGCTCAGGTCGTCGCCCACAAAGGTCCGCAGGAGCCGCAGTTCGTCGCGCAGGTCCAGCAGCCGCGTGCGCGCCGTGTCCGTCAGCGGCCGGGCGGCCTCGGGCCAAAACGTGGGGCTGAGGTAGTCCAGAGCCTCCACCAGGGAGGCGGAATCGACGACGTCGGACGTCACCACCGCCTCTTCCGCCGCCCCGGGCGCCTCCCCGGCGTCCAGACGGTCTGGCCCCGGCCCGCCGCCCTCCAGCACCGCGGCGTCAAAGACCAGGCGGTTCCTGGCCGCCCACTCGCGACGCCGGGCCAGGTACCGGGACCAGTCGGCAAAGGCCATCAGGTCGGCCGGGCCAATCCGCCACCGGGCACCGGTCAGCAGCCGCATGAGCGAATCCGAGCGCCCGGGATCGGCGATGACCCGTAGCGTGGCTACGAGGTCCACAATTTCCGGCGTGGACAGCAGGCCGCCCAGGCCGACGATCTCGTACGGGATGCCGCGGGCGTCAAACACCGACTGGAACGTGGCGAACTGCGCGCGCCGGCGGCACAGCACGGACACCGTCATGGCACCCAGGGCGCCGCGGCGGGAGGTGAAGTCCCCCTTCCTGTCCAGGATTTCCGCGGCCACGGCCTCCGCCTCCGCCAGTTCGGTGTCGAAGCGGGCCAGCACCACCTCCCCGTCCGGCGCATTGGGCCTTTCGCGCAGCGGCGACACCACCACGCGCGGCCCGGCCGCGGCGCGCTCCGCCCCGGTCAGCCCGGCCGCGAGCCGGACGTTGGCCTTGCGTTCCTGCGCGGCCGTGAGCTCGGCGGACATGACGTTGGCGGCGGAGAGGATGTGCGCGGAGTTGCGCCACGCAAT
This genomic stretch from Arthrobacter dokdonellae harbors:
- a CDS encoding zinc-dependent metalloprotease, with amino-acid sequence MSSTPANNDDDTPKDPLSEMLAKLLGGEGMEGFDPAELAKAAGLPEDPKVLAQMFSQVQAMMNSSSDTPVNWELAHDAARKSAAGDDPSVTPAQSREVDDALRLAEMWLDPFTDLAATAIIGKAWSRAEWVEETLGTWQRLTEPVANSIAFAISTAMNEQLPEEMKSMMGGAASMMQNMGGALFGLQLGQAVGALAKEVVGSTDIGIPLADLQMALLPANVKAFGEGLEVPEQEIRLFLALREAAHARLFVQVPWLRGHLLGAIESYARGIHIDMSRIEDLAHNLDPSNPEAMQAALSEGVFMPARTLEQEAALAKLETALALVEGWVDEVTFEAAANLPSAGAIRETIRRRRATGGPAEHAFGSLVGLELRPRRLREAAALWASLKEQRGIAGRDAIWAHPDLLPTSADLDDAAGFSARRSAADASDSEVDAALTKLLEGGFDDAVPDGDDTGATDTGAADTGGSAGEASGTEASGTEASGTEASDDGDAGGAPATDN
- a CDS encoding YgjP-like metallopeptidase domain-containing protein, translating into MSDQLAPAHQDPRRTPIGRGTPGPLGDSLSRHRASNGAPVVVRRTRRRKNGLSAFWEGGRAVIAVPSRLSLEDEQYWVPHMVSRLEGDTRARTAGGRRRAPESDDALMRRCRALSARYLGSRAVPESVRWVTNQNGRWGSCTHARKTIRISHHVKGMPEWVLDYVLLHELAHLIHPNHSAGFWAELDSYAEQERAKAFLDGASFASARNIQGMGADMDDGGPDSDIDGGELTAGGSGTTGGPPPGQLF
- a CDS encoding TOMM precursor leader peptide-binding protein, which produces MTTINPGLRMVTRGAGSIQIGVGPGGTIVDGLQPADLRFIEALRQGTPDGQALATARACGLDEARAKDICASLRGVLVSDGELRTQGFRAERLRPEHSSLLGLHRGSSRGYMDRRERGVVHVIGLGRTGAALALALASAGVGTVLLEDDSPVSAVDVSPGSFRLADIGLPRSAAVRRHLLALDPRCHAHVVHAGGSGAPDMRCLDLAVVVAHDAVGAATSARFMSTDRPHLVVLVREQDGVVGPLVLPGDTACAECVERHRGANDPLWLQMCEELAKGGGPLQEPGAQHGGLEDAALSTALAGTAAAQTLLFLDAVNRPSAWSAVLTFHRDNGRWSREEFTAHPGCGCQLQRHALETIARTASP
- a CDS encoding ATP-dependent DNA helicase UvrD2 — its product is MTGLPVMDERTAEERILAGLDDEQRTVATTLTGPLCVLAGAGTGKTRAITHRIAYGVHTGVYNPNRLLAVTFTARAAAEMRTRLRDLGVGTVQARTFHAAALRQLQYFWPHAVGGQLPGLLEHKAQIIGEAARRLRLPTDRAAIRDLAAEVEWAKVSMLTPETYLAKAQDRGEPGGLDTVAVGRLFQAYEDVKADRNLIDFEDVLLITVGILQEDARVAATVRDQYRHFVVDEYQDVSPLQQRMLDLWLGGREELCVVGDASQTIYSFTGATPRHLLDFPARYPAANVVRLVRDYRSTPQVVGLANSLLANRRSGGLAADALWSAPLQLLAQRPGGPSPEFLECSDDEAEAAAVAARIKILIDHGTPASEIAVLFRTNGQSEAYEQALSRAGVGYQLRGGERFFARKEVRDGILQLRAASRAAEDEPLGQLVRDILGNLGWQAEAPTGGGAVRERWESLSALVALADDLVGSRSTPEHAFTLVDFVAELTERASAQHAPTVQGVTLASLHSAKGLEWDAVFLVGLSEGLMPISFADTPETVDEERRLLYVGVTRAREFLNFSWSTARTPGGRANRRPSRFLDGLRPNSTGGGPAGQRQTTARKPRKTAAPSVCRACGKVLTTGAERKLGRCSTCPAGYDEAVFEELRAWRLKEAASAEVPAFVVFTDATLMAIAEAAPEDLQALSALPGVGPSKLERYGEAVLAIVSSA
- the nudC gene encoding NAD(+) diphosphatase — its product is MIQALPSPAAVLDRNCEQRSDSGFLDQVQGSPNHRIVLFRGGRALVSGAGLAYLDPAAAAGHLPAGAVTVYLGRVLPGSEPYLPDGTDLVLKVLADDAGDLPWVPEGTSFSGYRDVGDSLRTADAAIFIEAQAVANWHLSHRFCPRCGAATTPEHSGWMRRCSADASEHFPRTDPAAIVAIVGADDRILLASNFAWESNRYSTVAGFIEAGESAEQGAVREIAEEVGVHLHTTHYEGSQAWPFPRSLMLGFVAYTDDAVAVPDGTEVREARWFSRSDLQAAVLNGEAVISRRLSIARALIERWYGGTILEPGDALDHERPARPDSGFGRGPAEAAASGKAPTGGPA
- a CDS encoding macrolide 2'-phosphotransferase produces the protein MTAIELAAIASAAVPGLNVTAFGPEPDDAADFSSALLVDSENRRWRVRSPKHVEASARLETERQVLKAFSPAIRAELPFLLPTVAGTVRQGELITFVYSHIVGKPESIEELSSGGAALALEIGAAIAAIHDLPQELVTRADLPSYTANEFRQRKLNELDQAATTGKIPPSLLLRWEHAMEDVALWRFNASVVHGDLHEDNILLDGPRVTAVMGWTDLRVGDPADDFAWLVAINDPAFVDTVMQAYAAARHETPDPHLLRRAALSAEFALAQWLVKGVAADSARMVADAQGMLATLKADIDTHGGQPISTEPAPLVEVPAAEVPAAEVPSGTRDDAATGTIPVVKPAATGNDAGAAPAVEQATTAGAAPDDRTPGAGSGEDLDTTAMKVIPLKTPPGT
- a CDS encoding ATP-dependent helicase translates to MSQPAAVDTLLSPFELAELLGQFPPTDEQAAIICSPLEPLLVIAGAGSGKTTTMADRVVWLVANGLVRPEEILGVTFTRKAAGELASRIRGQLAKLGTLARSGVAELAPAAAARDALEPKVSTYHSYASGIVTDYGLRLGIERDAVVLGAAEAWQLASDVVEAHDGGHEHFTAAKSTLIQSVMDLSGECAEHLQEPPYVRTELDTWVAGFEALPYIDGTAKTRTQAAGKLLDVLRTRGTVVDLVQRYAEAKRRRNALDYGDLVALAARIARDVPHAGETERQRFKVVLLDEFQDTSHAQLQLFAQLFGGGHPVTAVGDPHQSIYGFRGASAGQLFRFPEIFVKDDGGWAPTAELTIAWRNSAHILSAANVMSAELTAAQERKANVRLAAGLTGAERAAAGPRVVVSPLRERPNAPDGEVVLARFDTELAEAEAVAAEILDRKGDFTSRRGALGAMTVSVLCRRRAQFATFQSVFDARGIPYEIVGLGGLLSTPEIVDLVATLRVIADPGRSDSLMRLLTGARWRIGPADLMAFADWSRYLARRREWAARNRLVFDAAVLEGGGPGPDRLDAGEAPGAAEEAVVTSDVVDSASLVEALDYLSPTFWPEAARPLTDTARTRLLDLRDELRLLRTFVGDDLSNLIGTVERTMLLDIELAAKPGSSIHHARRNLDAFADAAATFMQAAERVDLTAFLAWLETAEAEEGGLELAAVEANPDAVQLLTVHASKGLEWDVVFVPGLNAGAFPSAKADRWTTGAKSLPWPLRGDREDLPAWDTNVPDLKTLLEHEKLFADDVKLHAEEEERRLAYVAFTRSRDFLMCSSTVWGSAKAPLEPSLFLSELLPLASGAAQTASVGTWVDDPEEGAENPVSAGEETAEWPYDPLNGPAILGRTGVAARAGRRANVEASAAAVRAASVEVGDNHRSAVVEVGDNHRSGPSLVPRPGNPRPGAPMPHEVGTSAFLAANPRWGRETAVLLAQEKVESDQLRVELPPHISASRLVALGEDAEKVTRAMRRPVPTKPGMAARRGTAFHAWIEEYFGATGQLDLDEAPGADAHVDEAYGLADMQDTFKNSAWARRIPAELEVPIETRVADVVVRGRIDAVFRDEDGGWDLIDWKTGKVPSKAQLAVRGVQLAVYRLAWSRLKGVPLDQVRAAFYYVGQDKLIRPVDLAGKEELEAIVTRAYSPGD